The Vibrio navarrensis genome has a segment encoding these proteins:
- the rimM gene encoding ribosome maturation factor RimM (Essential for efficient processing of 16S rRNA), whose protein sequence is MSMKGKETMSEERIVVGKFGSTYGIRGWLKVFSYTDNAESLFDYSPWYINQKGVWVEYKVESWKRHNKGMVVKLDGIDVREDAHLLTNLEISIDPAVLPELSEDEFYWRELFGMNVVTTQGYDLGVVTDMLETGSNDVLVVKANLKDAFGQKERLIPFLEEQVIINVDRQAQRIEVDWDPGF, encoded by the coding sequence ATGTCGATGAAAGGTAAAGAAACAATGAGTGAAGAACGAATTGTAGTTGGTAAATTTGGTTCTACTTACGGCATTCGTGGTTGGCTCAAGGTTTTTTCCTACACAGACAATGCCGAAAGCTTATTTGATTACAGCCCTTGGTATATTAACCAAAAAGGTGTGTGGGTCGAGTATAAGGTCGAAAGCTGGAAACGCCATAACAAAGGTATGGTGGTAAAGCTGGACGGTATTGATGTGCGTGAAGATGCGCATCTGCTGACTAACCTTGAAATCTCCATTGACCCTGCTGTATTGCCAGAATTGTCAGAAGATGAGTTCTACTGGCGAGAATTGTTTGGAATGAACGTAGTAACCACACAAGGTTACGATCTGGGTGTCGTGACTGACATGCTGGAAACGGGTTCCAACGATGTTCTGGTGGTCAAAGCAAATCTAAAAGATGCTTTTGGGCAGAAGGAACGATTAATTCCGTTCCTTGAAGAGCAAGTGATCATTAACGTTGATCGCCAAGCTCAACGGATCGAAGTTGACTGGGATCCTGGATTCTAA
- the coaE gene encoding dephospho-CoA kinase (Dephospho-CoA kinase (CoaE) performs the final step in coenzyme A biosynthesis.), giving the protein MAFVVGLTGGIASGKTTVANLFHHHFSIDIVDADVVARQVVEPDTPGLFAIVDHFGAEILLPDGRLNRAKLRERIFSHPEEKQWLNQLLHPLIRQKMIDDLRSVQSTYALLVVPLLVENQLQSLCDRVLVVDVDEQTQIERAMRRDGVEETQVKAILQSQANRRERLAIANDVIKNSTTDQDLLLQVTNLHQKYLAMSQQNR; this is encoded by the coding sequence ATGGCGTTTGTCGTCGGTTTAACAGGCGGTATCGCCAGTGGCAAAACAACCGTGGCCAACCTTTTTCATCACCATTTCTCGATTGATATTGTTGATGCCGATGTGGTCGCTCGTCAGGTTGTCGAACCTGACACGCCGGGGCTTTTCGCAATTGTTGACCATTTCGGCGCAGAAATACTTTTGCCCGATGGCCGTTTAAATCGCGCCAAATTACGCGAACGGATTTTCTCTCACCCTGAAGAGAAGCAGTGGTTAAATCAATTGCTTCATCCATTGATTCGGCAAAAGATGATTGATGACTTGCGCAGCGTGCAATCGACTTACGCTCTGTTGGTGGTTCCCTTACTGGTGGAAAACCAACTGCAAAGCTTGTGCGATCGTGTGTTAGTCGTGGATGTCGATGAGCAAACGCAAATTGAACGCGCAATGCGTCGTGATGGCGTGGAGGAAACGCAGGTCAAAGCGATCCTCCAGTCTCAAGCCAACCGCCGTGAACGTCTCGCCATCGCGAATGATGTGATTAAAAATAGCACAACAGACCAAGATCTTTTGCTGCAAGTCACAAATTTACATCAAAAGTACCTAGCCATGAGCCAGCAAAATCGGTGA
- the pilB gene encoding type IV-A pilus assembly ATPase PilB — protein sequence MTNNLVIILRQSNLLSSTQEQACLEHLNASGASAPEVLLQLGFFQAEELTEHLSALFGLPPVELSHYDYQSVCNQLGLRELITRHQALPLQKNRSALILASADPTNLQAEDDFRFATGLQVEMVLADVKQLQGAIRRLYGRTLAQDNRSGLKEIHQDELANLVNVAADEVDNIEDLSQDSSPVSRFINQILLDAVRKGASDIHFEPYEAMYRVRLRCDGILVEVQQPPSHLSRRLSARLKILAKLDIAERRLPQDGRIKLKLNQSTAIDMRVSTLPTLFGEKIVLRLLDSSSSNLDIDKLGYSETQKQLYLNALRKPQGMILMTGPTGSGKTVSLYTGLSLLNRPEVNISTAEDPVEINLPGINQVQVQPKIGFGFAQALRSFLRQDPDIVMVGEIRDLETAEIAIKAAQTGHLVLSTLHTNSAAETIVRLSNMGIASFNLASSLSLIIAQRLARRLCRHCKQPQHLSPALQELGLNQQDGLYRANPQGCNECNQGYSGRVGIYEVMPFDDAMAEALVKGASVQSLEMLARKNGMLTLRESGLEKVKQGITSIEELQRVLYL from the coding sequence ATGACTAACAATCTTGTAATTATCCTTCGTCAATCTAATTTACTTAGCTCAACGCAAGAGCAAGCCTGTTTGGAACATCTCAATGCTTCCGGTGCCAGTGCACCGGAGGTGTTGTTGCAACTGGGCTTTTTCCAAGCCGAAGAACTGACTGAACATCTCAGCGCGCTGTTTGGCTTGCCGCCCGTCGAGCTTAGCCACTATGACTACCAAAGCGTGTGCAACCAACTGGGGTTGCGCGAGCTTATCACCCGCCACCAAGCCCTGCCGCTACAAAAAAATCGCTCAGCGCTAATTCTCGCCAGTGCCGACCCAACCAATTTACAGGCCGAAGATGACTTTCGCTTTGCCACAGGGCTGCAAGTGGAAATGGTCTTGGCCGATGTTAAGCAACTGCAAGGGGCAATACGTCGCCTATATGGCCGCACGCTTGCTCAAGATAACCGCTCAGGATTGAAAGAGATCCACCAAGATGAGCTAGCCAACTTAGTCAATGTGGCAGCCGATGAAGTCGATAATATTGAAGATCTCAGCCAAGACAGCTCCCCTGTCAGCCGTTTTATCAACCAGATCTTACTCGATGCGGTGCGTAAAGGCGCATCCGACATTCACTTTGAACCCTATGAAGCGATGTATCGCGTGCGTTTGCGCTGCGATGGTATTTTGGTCGAAGTGCAGCAACCACCGAGTCACTTGAGCCGTCGACTCTCCGCACGGCTTAAGATTCTCGCCAAGCTGGATATCGCCGAGCGGCGTTTACCGCAAGATGGGCGCATCAAACTCAAACTGAACCAAAGCACCGCGATTGATATGCGCGTTTCTACCCTACCGACACTGTTTGGCGAAAAAATCGTGCTGCGTCTGCTCGACAGTTCCAGCAGCAACTTAGACATTGATAAGCTCGGCTACAGCGAAACGCAAAAGCAGCTCTATCTCAACGCGCTGCGCAAACCTCAAGGGATGATCTTGATGACGGGCCCAACCGGCAGCGGCAAAACCGTTTCACTCTACACCGGTTTAAGCCTACTCAATCGCCCTGAGGTCAACATCTCTACCGCCGAAGATCCGGTAGAGATTAACTTGCCCGGCATTAACCAAGTGCAAGTACAGCCAAAAATCGGCTTTGGCTTTGCGCAGGCGCTGCGCTCATTTTTACGTCAAGACCCCGATATTGTCATGGTCGGTGAAATTCGTGATTTAGAAACTGCCGAAATAGCCATTAAAGCCGCGCAAACAGGGCATTTAGTGCTATCCACCCTACATACCAACTCGGCCGCAGAGACCATAGTACGCCTATCAAACATGGGCATTGCCAGCTTCAACCTCGCTTCTTCATTGAGCTTAATTATCGCTCAGCGCCTAGCGCGTCGTTTGTGTCGCCATTGCAAGCAGCCACAACACCTTTCACCTGCATTGCAAGAGCTGGGTTTAAACCAGCAGGATGGGCTGTATCGCGCCAATCCTCAAGGATGTAACGAATGCAATCAAGGGTATTCAGGGCGCGTCGGCATCTACGAAGTGATGCCCTTTGACGATGCGATGGCCGAGGCGCTGGTTAAAGGAGCCTCAGTACAAAGCTTGGAAATGCTTGCCAGAAAAAATGGCATGCTGACGCTTCGAGAATCCGGGCTGGAAAAAGTCAAACAAGGCATCACCAGCATTGAAGAGCTGCAACGCGTGCTCTACCTGTAA
- a CDS encoding cytochrome C assembly family protein, whose protein sequence is MDSIIAIGATILYGLAIATIVPGLYHQTGIKAKTVLVSAVLALCFHAWLLSDLIFEGYGQNLSILNVASLISFLISLVMSAAMLKNRLWFLLPVVYSFAAINLSAATFLPSTFIKHLENDPKLLVHISLALFSYATLTIGALYALQLAWLDHKLKTKKALAINPNLPPLMLVERHLFKIILIGNLLLTLTLITGFVFVQDMFAQGKAHKAVLSFIAWIVYSILLWGHYQRGWRGKKVTWFAVAGATLLTLAYFGSRFVKEIILR, encoded by the coding sequence ATGGACAGCATAATTGCCATCGGTGCGACGATTCTTTATGGATTAGCGATTGCGACCATAGTGCCCGGGCTTTACCACCAAACGGGGATAAAAGCCAAGACGGTGCTGGTGAGCGCGGTTTTAGCGCTCTGTTTTCACGCTTGGCTGTTGAGCGATCTGATTTTCGAAGGTTACGGACAAAATCTCAGCATTTTGAACGTGGCGTCTCTGATTAGTTTCCTCATCTCGCTGGTGATGAGTGCGGCGATGCTCAAAAACCGCCTGTGGTTTTTGTTGCCTGTGGTCTACAGTTTTGCGGCCATCAATCTCTCTGCCGCGACGTTTTTGCCCAGCACTTTTATCAAACATCTAGAAAATGACCCCAAGTTGCTGGTTCATATTTCTCTGGCGCTGTTTTCTTACGCAACGCTAACCATCGGAGCCTTGTATGCGTTACAGTTGGCTTGGCTCGATCACAAATTGAAAACCAAGAAAGCTTTGGCGATCAATCCCAATTTACCGCCCTTAATGTTGGTAGAACGTCATTTATTCAAAATTATTCTGATCGGCAATCTTCTCCTCACACTGACACTCATCACCGGATTTGTGTTTGTGCAAGATATGTTTGCCCAAGGGAAAGCACACAAAGCGGTGCTCTCCTTTATTGCTTGGATTGTCTACTCGATTTTATTGTGGGGGCACTACCAGCGGGGCTGGCGCGGGAAAAAAGTCACTTGGTTTGCCGTGGCGGGTGCAACACTGCTGACACTGGCTTATTTTGGTAGCCGCTTTGTGAAAGAGATTATTCTGAGATAG
- the trmD gene encoding tRNA (guanosine(37)-N1)-methyltransferase TrmD — translation MWVGIISLFPEMFRSVTDFGVTGQAVKKGLLSIETWNPRDFTHDKHRTVDDRPYGGGPGMLMMVQPLRDAIHAAKQASPGKTKVIYLSPQGRKLDQRGVEELATNQNMLLICGRYEGVDERIIQSEVDEEWSIGDFVMTGGELPAMTLIDAVSRFIPGVLGDFASAEEDSFANGLLDCPHYTRPEVLDDKEVPAVLMSGNHKEIRRWRLKQSLGRTWQRRPELLENLALTDEQEQLLAEFIEETHSKRK, via the coding sequence ATGTGGGTTGGCATTATTAGCCTATTTCCTGAAATGTTCCGTTCTGTTACCGATTTTGGAGTAACAGGTCAAGCGGTTAAGAAAGGTCTACTGTCGATTGAGACATGGAATCCTCGCGATTTCACTCACGACAAACATCGTACTGTTGATGATAGACCTTACGGTGGCGGCCCCGGTATGTTGATGATGGTTCAGCCTTTGCGCGATGCCATTCACGCAGCCAAACAAGCCTCACCGGGTAAGACGAAAGTCATTTATCTCTCTCCTCAAGGTCGCAAGCTCGACCAAAGAGGCGTAGAAGAACTGGCAACCAATCAGAACATGTTACTGATTTGTGGCCGATACGAAGGGGTAGATGAGCGCATCATTCAATCTGAAGTTGACGAAGAATGGTCAATTGGTGATTTTGTAATGACGGGTGGTGAACTGCCAGCCATGACGTTAATTGACGCAGTGTCTCGGTTTATTCCGGGCGTACTGGGGGATTTTGCGTCAGCGGAAGAGGACTCTTTCGCCAATGGCTTGTTAGATTGCCCTCACTATACGCGTCCTGAAGTGTTGGATGACAAAGAAGTACCTGCGGTGCTGATGTCAGGCAACCACAAGGAAATTCGTCGCTGGCGACTGAAACAGTCGTTAGGCCGTACCTGGCAAAGAAGACCAGAGCTCCTGGAAAACCTAGCTCTGACTGACGAACAGGAACAATTACTTGCCGAGTTTATTGAAGAAACTCACTCTAAGCGTAAGTAA
- the ffh gene encoding signal recognition particle protein codes for MFENLTDRLSKTLKNISGKGRLTEDNIKDTLREVRMALLEADVALPVVREFVARVKEKAVGVEVSKSLTPGQEFIKIVQGELEAVMGESNEALNLAAQPPAVILMAGLQGAGKTTSVGKLSKLLKERDKKKVLVVSADVYRPAAIKQLETLASDIGVDFFPSSADQKPLDIANAAIDHAKKKFFDVLIVDTAGRLAIDEAMMAEIQQLHSAIKPVETLFVVDAMTGQDAANTAKAFGDALPLTGVILTKVDGDARGGAALSVRHITGKPIKFLGVGEKTDALEPFHPDRVASRILGMGDVLSLIEDLQRNVDHEKAQKLAQKFKEKKGFDLEDFREQLGQMQNMGGMMGMLDKLPGMSQLPSDIKDKVDDKMFKQMEAIINSMTMKERQNPDLIKGSRKKRIAAGSGTQVQDVNRLLKQFTQMQKMMKKMQKGGIKGMMRNMQGMMGGMGGGGFNPFGR; via the coding sequence ATGTTTGAGAATTTAACGGATCGATTATCCAAAACGCTGAAGAATATCAGCGGCAAAGGTCGTCTGACAGAAGACAATATCAAAGATACCTTACGTGAAGTGCGCATGGCCCTGCTGGAAGCGGATGTCGCTTTGCCCGTGGTGCGTGAATTTGTTGCACGCGTGAAAGAAAAAGCGGTTGGAGTGGAAGTGTCGAAATCACTCACTCCAGGGCAAGAGTTTATCAAGATCGTGCAAGGTGAGCTTGAGGCGGTGATGGGCGAATCGAACGAAGCGCTTAATCTTGCTGCTCAGCCTCCTGCCGTGATTTTAATGGCTGGTTTGCAAGGTGCCGGTAAAACCACCTCGGTTGGTAAATTATCTAAGCTATTAAAAGAGCGCGATAAAAAGAAAGTCTTGGTTGTCTCTGCCGACGTTTACCGCCCTGCGGCGATCAAACAGCTTGAAACCTTGGCAAGTGACATCGGTGTCGATTTCTTTCCATCGTCAGCCGATCAAAAACCGCTTGATATCGCCAATGCCGCAATTGATCACGCGAAGAAAAAATTCTTTGATGTATTGATTGTCGATACCGCTGGCCGTCTAGCGATTGATGAAGCCATGATGGCGGAAATTCAGCAACTTCATTCAGCCATCAAGCCGGTCGAAACCTTGTTTGTGGTTGATGCCATGACGGGTCAAGACGCAGCCAATACCGCGAAAGCCTTCGGTGATGCCCTGCCATTAACCGGTGTGATCCTGACTAAAGTGGATGGTGATGCTCGCGGCGGTGCGGCGCTCTCTGTGCGCCATATTACTGGTAAGCCAATTAAGTTCTTGGGTGTGGGTGAAAAAACCGACGCGCTAGAGCCTTTCCATCCTGATCGTGTGGCGTCACGCATTCTTGGTATGGGCGACGTATTGTCGCTGATTGAAGATCTGCAGCGTAATGTCGACCATGAAAAAGCGCAAAAGCTTGCTCAGAAGTTCAAAGAGAAGAAAGGCTTTGATCTAGAAGATTTCCGCGAGCAGCTTGGGCAGATGCAAAACATGGGCGGTATGATGGGCATGCTCGACAAATTGCCGGGCATGTCGCAACTGCCTTCGGACATCAAAGACAAAGTCGATGACAAGATGTTCAAGCAGATGGAAGCCATCATTAACTCGATGACAATGAAAGAGCGACAAAATCCTGATCTGATCAAAGGCTCGCGTAAGAAGCGTATCGCGGCGGGTTCTGGTACTCAGGTGCAAGATGTTAATCGTCTTCTTAAGCAATTTACCCAAATGCAGAAGATGATGAAGAAAATGCAAAAAGGCGGCATCAAAGGCATGATGCGCAATATGCAGGGCATGATGGGTGGCATGGGCGGCGGTGGTTTCAATCCGTTCGGCCGCTAA
- the zapD gene encoding cell division protein ZapD, translating into MTTHKFEHPLNEKTRIYLRVESLLRQAHVASCFAENHQYQLFFRSIFDLLEIFEQIQLKSELAKDIEKQRLLYRSWLDVDGVDQATLRSLLNEADRTHSALMHAERFGQSLKEDRFLSSIRQRFSLPGGSCCFDLPALHYWLHLPLERKKYDAQKWLNSLQPLSDALLLWLKLTRETGYFRSQIARNGFFQSDAEEANILRLHIPMEFGVYPMISGHKNRFAIKFISFETGQACSQDVSFDLAVCS; encoded by the coding sequence ATGACCACGCACAAATTCGAACATCCATTAAATGAAAAGACGCGTATTTACTTGAGAGTAGAGTCACTCTTAAGGCAGGCTCACGTGGCTTCCTGTTTTGCGGAAAATCATCAGTACCAGCTTTTTTTCCGTTCGATCTTCGATTTATTGGAGATTTTCGAACAGATTCAACTCAAAAGCGAACTGGCTAAAGATATTGAAAAGCAGCGGCTGTTGTATCGCAGCTGGTTAGATGTCGACGGCGTGGATCAAGCCACCCTGCGTTCTCTGCTCAACGAAGCCGATCGCACTCACAGCGCTTTGATGCATGCGGAGCGTTTTGGCCAATCACTCAAAGAAGATCGCTTTCTCAGTTCGATTCGCCAACGTTTTAGCCTACCCGGCGGCTCTTGCTGCTTTGACTTGCCCGCTTTGCATTATTGGCTGCATTTGCCACTAGAGCGTAAAAAGTACGACGCGCAAAAGTGGCTCAATAGTCTACAACCGCTCTCTGACGCACTGCTTTTATGGCTGAAACTGACTCGGGAAACAGGCTATTTCAGAAGCCAGATTGCACGCAATGGTTTTTTCCAAAGTGATGCTGAAGAAGCGAACATCCTTCGCTTGCATATCCCAATGGAGTTTGGTGTTTATCCGATGATTTCCGGACATAAAAATCGCTTTGCCATCAAGTTCATTAGCTTTGAAACTGGTCAAGCCTGTAGCCAAGACGTTAGTTTTGATTTGGCGGTTTGCAGTTAA
- a CDS encoding prepilin peptidase: MDALHYYPWLYVGLAALFGLIVGSFLNVVIYRLPKMMELEWQRECAEAFPQYAIPAPKETLSLSTPRSTCPTCHTPIRIRDNIPLLSWFWLKGRCHQCQSKISGRYPAVELLSATLCALVAWKFGYSLYSLALLFFTFTLIAATFIDLDTMLLPDQLTLPLTWSGIALALLEISPVSLQNSVIGAMAGYLCLWSVYHLFRLMTGKEGMGYGDFKLLAALGAWLGWQSLLMIILLSSVVGLIFGLIQLRLQKQGIEKAFPFGPYLAIAGWVALMWGESLMSWYFSVMMGA; the protein is encoded by the coding sequence ATGGATGCATTGCACTACTATCCTTGGCTGTATGTTGGCCTAGCGGCGTTATTTGGCTTGATTGTCGGTAGCTTTCTCAACGTGGTTATTTATCGCTTGCCGAAAATGATGGAACTGGAGTGGCAACGGGAATGTGCCGAGGCCTTTCCTCAATACGCCATCCCCGCGCCGAAGGAAACGCTCTCCCTCAGCACGCCGCGTTCCACTTGCCCGACGTGCCATACTCCAATTCGTATCCGCGATAACATTCCGCTGCTGAGTTGGTTTTGGCTCAAAGGGCGCTGTCATCAGTGTCAAAGTAAGATCAGTGGCCGCTATCCTGCGGTTGAGCTGCTCAGTGCAACCCTATGCGCCTTGGTGGCGTGGAAATTTGGCTACAGCCTTTACTCGCTGGCACTGCTGTTTTTCACCTTTACCTTGATCGCTGCGACCTTTATCGATCTCGATACCATGCTATTGCCAGATCAACTGACCCTGCCTTTAACTTGGTCCGGTATTGCCCTTGCGCTGCTGGAAATCAGCCCTGTCTCTTTGCAAAATTCGGTGATTGGCGCCATGGCAGGCTATCTCTGCCTTTGGTCTGTCTATCACCTTTTCCGTCTGATGACAGGGAAAGAAGGCATGGGGTATGGCGATTTTAAGTTATTGGCCGCGCTCGGCGCTTGGCTAGGCTGGCAATCACTTCTGATGATCATTTTGCTCTCTTCGGTGGTAGGGCTAATCTTTGGCCTGATCCAACTTCGCTTACAAAAACAGGGCATCGAAAAAGCGTTTCCTTTTGGCCCCTATCTCGCCATCGCCGGCTGGGTCGCATTAATGTGGGGCGAATCGTTAATGAGTTGGTATTTCAGCGTAATGATGGGGGCATAA
- the rplS gene encoding 50S ribosomal protein L19, protein MSNIIKALEQEQMKQDLPKFAPGDTVVVQVKVKEGDRERLQAFEGIVIAIRNRGLHSAFTVRKISNGEGVERTFQTHSPVVASIEVKRRGAVRRAKLYYLRDLSGKAARIKEKLTKK, encoded by the coding sequence ATGAGTAACATCATCAAAGCTCTTGAGCAAGAGCAAATGAAGCAAGATCTACCTAAATTTGCACCAGGTGACACTGTTGTTGTTCAAGTTAAGGTAAAAGAAGGTGATCGTGAGCGTCTACAGGCTTTTGAAGGCATCGTAATCGCAATCCGTAACCGTGGTCTACACTCTGCATTCACTGTACGTAAGATTTCTAACGGTGAAGGTGTTGAGCGTACGTTCCAAACTCACTCTCCAGTAGTTGCTAGCATTGAAGTGAAACGCCGCGGTGCAGTACGTCGTGCCAAACTGTACTACCTACGCGACCTATCTGGTAAAGCTGCTCGTATCAAAGAGAAGCTTACTAAGAAGTAA
- the yacG gene encoding DNA gyrase inhibitor YacG: MKKITIVKCPQCATEVEWGEQSPHRPFCSKKCQMIDFGEWADEENTIPGAPDMSDSDGWSEEQF, encoded by the coding sequence ATGAAAAAAATCACCATAGTTAAATGCCCTCAATGTGCCACGGAAGTGGAATGGGGCGAGCAAAGCCCACATCGCCCGTTTTGCAGTAAAAAATGCCAAATGATCGATTTTGGTGAATGGGCCGATGAAGAGAACACTATCCCGGGCGCGCCGGATATGTCTGATAGTGATGGTTGGTCGGAAGAGCAGTTCTAA
- the rpsP gene encoding 30S ribosomal protein S16: MVTIRLARHGAKKRPFYQIVVADSRNVATGRFIEKVGFFNPTAQGQEEGLRIDLDRVNHWVGQGASLSDRVAKLVKDAQKAA; encoded by the coding sequence ATGGTAACCATTCGTTTGGCACGTCACGGCGCGAAAAAGCGTCCATTCTATCAAATCGTAGTAGCGGACAGCCGCAATGTTGCAACTGGCCGTTTCATCGAGAAAGTGGGTTTCTTTAACCCAACTGCACAAGGTCAAGAAGAAGGTCTACGTATCGACCTAGATCGCGTTAACCACTGGGTTGGTCAAGGCGCGTCTCTATCTGACCGCGTTGCTAAGCTAGTTAAAGACGCTCAAAAAGCGGCTTAA
- a CDS encoding type II secretion system F family protein: MKVNAPTQIKNYRWKGINSSGKRVSGDVLAISEIEVRDKLHAQQIKIRKIKKSSVSILTRMSHRVKSRDITVFTRQISTMLATGVPILQALKLVADNHRKAEMKSILTNVSKAIEAGTPMSKALRTASHHFDGLYTDLVATGEQSGNLALVFERLALYREKSEELRSKVIKALIYPCMVVLVALGVSYLMLTQVIPEFRKMFVGFGAELPWFTQKVLNLSDFVQAYSSWFFISLISAVYLLRSISRKSDQVKLKFSRLSLRLPVLGGVFSKAAIAKFSRTLATSFSSGIPILTSLQTTSKTSGNLHYQYAIESVYRDTAAGMPMYIAMRNSNAFPELVLQMVMIGEESGRLDDMLNRIATIYEFEVDNTVDNLGKILEPLIIVFLGVVVGGLVAAMYLPIFNLMSVMG, translated from the coding sequence ATGAAGGTAAATGCGCCTACGCAGATTAAAAATTACCGCTGGAAAGGCATCAATAGCTCAGGCAAAAGAGTGTCAGGTGATGTGTTAGCCATCAGTGAAATCGAAGTGCGTGACAAACTGCATGCGCAGCAGATTAAGATCCGTAAGATAAAAAAATCCAGCGTCTCAATATTGACCCGCATGAGTCACCGAGTAAAAAGCCGCGATATCACCGTCTTCACCCGCCAAATCTCGACCATGCTCGCCACTGGCGTGCCGATCCTACAAGCGCTAAAACTGGTCGCCGATAACCACCGCAAAGCGGAGATGAAGTCCATTTTAACCAACGTGAGTAAAGCGATTGAAGCGGGCACACCAATGTCCAAAGCCTTACGAACCGCCAGCCATCACTTTGACGGGCTATACACGGATTTGGTCGCAACAGGCGAGCAGTCAGGCAACCTTGCACTGGTATTTGAACGCTTGGCACTCTATCGAGAAAAAAGCGAAGAGCTGCGTTCCAAAGTGATCAAAGCATTGATTTATCCTTGCATGGTGGTGCTCGTCGCCTTGGGCGTCTCTTATCTGATGCTAACGCAAGTAATTCCCGAGTTTCGCAAAATGTTTGTCGGCTTTGGTGCAGAGCTGCCTTGGTTTACGCAGAAGGTGCTCAATTTATCGGACTTTGTCCAAGCTTATAGCAGTTGGTTTTTTATCTCCCTTATCAGCGCCGTTTATCTGTTGCGCAGCATCAGTCGAAAGTCCGATCAGGTTAAACTGAAGTTTTCCCGTCTCAGTTTAAGGCTACCAGTACTCGGTGGCGTGTTTTCCAAAGCGGCGATTGCCAAGTTCAGCCGCACATTAGCCACCAGTTTTAGCTCGGGTATTCCGATTCTAACCAGCTTACAAACCACCAGCAAAACGTCAGGCAATCTGCACTATCAATACGCGATTGAAAGTGTTTATCGCGACACCGCCGCAGGGATGCCGATGTACATTGCGATGCGCAACAGCAACGCCTTTCCCGAACTGGTGCTGCAAATGGTGATGATCGGTGAAGAGTCGGGGCGTCTCGACGATATGCTCAATAGAATAGCGACCATCTATGAGTTCGAGGTGGACAACACCGTAGACAACCTCGGTAAGATCCTTGAACCGCTGATCATCGTTTTTCTGGGCGTGGTGGTCGGCGGTTTGGTCGCGGCCATGTACCTACCAATATTTAACTTAATGAGTGTTATGGGCTAA